The Thermodesulfobacteriota bacterium genomic interval ATAATGGCCAGGGCCACGTACAATGAAATAGTAAAAAACATAGGCGCATTTCCTAGCTTGAGTTCTAAAATACCAATTAGAAAAAACTATAAATTCTTATATATAAGCAAGCTGTATGCCACCGATTGTCTATATCCGATTATTCAATCCATGTAAAATAAAAAAGATATTAATTTAATAAAATCATGACATAAATTGACCCGCATTTATTGTTTAATAAATTTAATTCAAATTGAATATGACCGACAATTGCAATAAATATATTTCATGGCAATAAAATAAATGCATGCCGTCGGAGCCCATTTAGGGCTAAGGAGATAAGAGGGCAAATATAAGTTTAAAGTGATTTAGCTGTTTTTATTAAATACGTCTGCTACAGCCAAATCTAAGCTTGACAAGGCTGAAAATGAGTATATAATTTCAGCGTTCTAAAAAACAAGAAAAATTTCATTGAAGTATATGCCTTTACGGGTGTCAGGGAGAAAATATAATGCCGGTTTATGAATTTGAATGCCCCAATGGTACAGTCAGCGAAAAGTTGGTCAGGATGGATACGAAAAAAATATTATGTCCCGTATGCCATCAGGAAGCAAAAAAAATTATATCTGCATGCAGCTTTGAGTTGAAAGGGGGAGGTTGGTATGCGGACGGATATTCATCCAAAAAAAACTCACAGAAATAATAAAAACTTATCTTTTAAAAAAATTAATTTCCTGCTTAAATAGTCATCTTACAGGTGACCTTATTTTTATTTCCGATATCCTCGCTTTGATAAAAGGATTGCACTTGATTCTTTGTTTGCCGTTTTAGCTATTCTCCTGAAGTCAGGTGCGTGTGTTCGATCTGTCTTAAAACTTAGATTTTTGAATACGGTATTTGCAAACTTAAAATTTGAGACAGTTTCAAAATGTTCAATTTCGTAGTCCACGCTTATCTGTTATGATCAAATTTCAACCTTCCCGGTACGATTGCCCGAGTTTTTAGGGTTCCCAAAGCGGGATCTACGCTTCGCTTTGACGGGCAGGAATACACTGGAGGATAATGTTAAAGCCAGAATACGAGCCTGACCCCAGAGAAATAGACTCATAAGAAATTTACAACACAAAGGAGAAACCTCTGTCATGGTGAAAGGGAAGAGCATTGTTATCAACGGAAACGAGTTGCTATTTGAGGCTGGTGAAACGATTCTTGATGTTGCCCGGCGAAATGATATTGATATTCCTACCCTTTGCTATTTAGAGGGAACCATTCCTCATGGTGCCTGCCGGATCTGTGTGGTAGAGATCGAGGGTGCCGACAAACTGATGACTGCCTGCGATACTCCTGCCTGCGACAATATGATCGTGGAGACCGAGTCACCTCGCGTGGTCGAGGCACGGCGTTCGATCATTCAGCTCATGCTTTCCTCAGGCAATCATAACTGTGCCATCAGCGGATACAGCGGTGAAAGCTGGGAATCGTTCCAACTTCGGGTTCAAAAGGAAGACGATGCCGGTGAACTCTGCCCGGTGTGGGGCGACTGCCGACTTCAGGACCTGGCCTATCGCTATCAGGTAGTAGGCAGCCAGGCCTTGGAAACCCGGTCTTTCTATCCCATGGAAACCGTCAACCCATTTATCGTAAGAGATTTTTCACGCTGCATCCAGTGCGGGCGTTGCGTCAAGGCCTGTCGTGAAATTCAGGTCAACAATGCCATTGATTTTGGCTACCGGTCCAGTGAAACAAAAATCGTGACCCCCGGCGACAAGCCTCTTAAGGATTCCGCTTGTGTTTTTTGCGGGGAATGCGTCCAGGTTTGCCCGGTGGGAGCGTTGGTTGAGAAGAACGCCCGTTACCAGGTCCGGCCCTGGCAAACGACCCGGGTTAAAACCACCTGCACTTACTGTGGCGTCGGTTGCCAACTCTATCTGCATGTCAGAGAAAATAAAATTGTAAAGATCACCGGAGCCGAGGAGTCGTCGCCCAACTACGGTAGCCTGTGTGTCAAGGGCAGGTTTGGATTCGATTTTATCAACGATCCCAAGCGACTGACCGTTCCCCTGATTAAGCAAGACGGGGCCTTTCGGGAAGCATCTTGGGACGAGGCTCTCGACCTGGTGGCCCAGCGGCTCGGGCAGATCAAAGATCAATCCGGATCAGACAGTATTGGGGTTTTGACCTCCGCCCGTGTTTCCAACGAAGAAAATTACATTGCCAACAAGTTCACCCGTGCTGTTTTAAAAACCAACAACATCGATCATTGCGCCCGTCTCTGACATTCCTCCACCGTGGCCGGTCTGGCTGCAGCCTTCGGAAGTGGTTCTATGACAAACACCATTGCAGATATTGAATCGGCTGAGGTGATTCTCATTACCGGTTCAAATACAACGGAAAACCACCCGGTGGTGTCTTCATTTATAAAACGGGCGGTGGCCTTCAAAGGGGCCAAACTAATTGTCATCGATCCTAGAAAAGTTAAAATCACCGAGCATGCCAATCTATGGCTACGACCAAACCTGGGGACCGATGTGGCCTGGATCAACGGAATGATGCATGTGATCATTCAGGAAAATCTGTTAGACAGGACTTTTGTTGAAAAAAGAACTGAGGGATTTGAGAAGCTGGAAAAGATGGTTGAAAAATACACCCCGGAATTTGTGGAAGGGATTACCGGTATTGGTTCCCATAGCCTCATCGAAGCAGCAAGATTATATGCCGGGGCTAAAAATGCCAGCATTCTTTACTGCATGGGGATTACCCAGCATACGACCGGAACGGATAACGTAAAATCTTTAGCAAACTTAGCCATGTTATGCGGCAATTTGGGCATTCCCGGAGGCGGAGTCAATCCGTTAAGGGGCCAGAATAATGTTCAGGGCGCCTGTGACATGGGCGGCCTTCCCAATGTTATGACAGGATATCAGCCGGTCACCGATCTGGCTGTTGTCAAGCGGATGGAAGATGCCTGGGGGGTGAATCACCTTCCGACAAAACCCGGTCTTCAGGTCACCCAGATGATTCCCCAAGCCCATGATGGAGAGCTAAAGAGTCTTTATATTGTCGGAGAGAACCCATTGGTTTCTGATCCGGATTTGAACCATGCGAGAAAGAGCATGCAA includes:
- a CDS encoding zinc ribbon domain-containing protein, coding for MPVYEFECPNGTVSEKLVRMDTKKILCPVCHQEAKKIISACSFELKGGGWYADGYSSKKNSQK
- the fdhF gene encoding formate dehydrogenase subunit alpha produces the protein MVKGKSIVINGNELLFEAGETILDVARRNDIDIPTLCYLEGTIPHGACRICVVEIEGADKLMTACDTPACDNMIVETESPRVVEARRSIIQLMLSSGNHNCAISGYSGESWESFQLRVQKEDDAGELCPVWGDCRLQDLAYRYQVVGSQALETRSFYPMETVNPFIVRDFSRCIQCGRCVKACREIQVNNAIDFGYRSSETKIVTPGDKPLKDSACVFCGECVQVCPVGALVEKNARYQVRPWQTTRVKTTCTYCGVGCQLYLHVRENKIVKITGAEESSPNYGSLCVKGRFGFDFINDPKRLTVPLIKQDGAFREASWDEALDLVAQRLGQIKDQSGSDSIGVLTSARVSNEENYIANKFTRAVLKTNNIDHCARLUHSSTVAGLAAAFGSGSMTNTIADIESAEVILITGSNTTENHPVVSSFIKRAVAFKGAKLIVIDPRKVKITEHANLWLRPNLGTDVAWINGMMHVIIQENLLDRTFVEKRTEGFEKLEKMVEKYTPEFVEGITGIGSHSLIEAARLYAGAKNASILYCMGITQHTTGTDNVKSLANLAMLCGNLGIPGGGVNPLRGQNNVQGACDMGGLPNVMTGYQPVTDLAVVKRMEDAWGVNHLPTKPGLQVTQMIPQAHDGELKSLYIVGENPLVSDPDLNHARKSMQNLDFLVVQDIFMTETAQLADVVLPSSCFAEKDGTFTNTERRVQRIRKAVDPPGQAKHDWEIICEIGTRMGYSMSYDSSEDIFNEIATVTPSYAGISYERIEQQGIHWPCPTPEHPGTPILHAGQFTRGKGLFHALEWVAPAEQTDDEYPVHLTTGRVLYQFHTGTMTMKSDGLNERAPEAFVEISRQDAETYKLTDGAMVNIDSRRGSISARVKISKKAVDGTVFIPFHFAQAAANKLTHAALDPISGIPEYKVCAVKLSSAA